The genomic region cGGGGAGGAGCCAGCGCATACGGAGTGCACCGTCCTTACTGGGCACGAGCCAGCGTGGCAGGCCAGGCCGCCCCGACGGAGCTACCGGAAGAAAGTGCCTTCGAGAGGCACGTCGCTGGGGCACGCGTTGTGCCTCTTCCACCTATTAACTGAGGCCACGAGAAAGTCACTGCACGCTGAGCCGTATTTCCTCATGTTTGGACGTGAAAAATGAGACCTACCTCATTTGATTGTGAGGATTAATAGTGAGCACTCCGCACAGGCCAAACACGTAAGTATTTGATAAATTATGACTATTACTGAAGCTTAACCTGTACTAGCAGTGCTTAGAGATGTAGCTCACACTTGGGCTCAGGGAAACACACTCCCAGGGGACCAGGGCCTCCTAAACCTGGGGAGATGCTCCTTAGCCCCACCTGTGCTCCTCGCCCTCCAGCAGCCGCCTGTAGGTGGCGATCTCGATGTCCAGGCCCAGCTTGGAGTTCATCACCTCCTGGTACTCCTTGAGCAGGCAAGCCATGTCCTGCTTGGCCTTCTGCAGGGCGGCCTCCAGCTCCGCCAGCTTGCAGCGGGCATCAGTCAGGGCCGCCTCGCCCTGCTGCTCAGCTTCGGCCACAGCAGCCTCCAGCTTGGCCCGCTATGAGTAAGGGGATGTGAGAGCAAGGATGAGAAGGAGAAGGCACAGCTTGGCTCACCTGAGCTCATGGAGCTGGGCCAGCGAGAGGGGGCTCCAGAGAGAAGCTAGGTCAACTATGTAGGACCAGGTATTTAACGAGACCTTGAATatgagggaggagatgggggcGTTCACCATCTCTCCTTGGTGGTTGCTGCAGGGTGGCCAAGAAGGTTGACATCAGTGATACGGTACATCCCACTTTGAGGGCTGTGTGAtttggttgggtccctgcttcccCACAGGCACACTGTGAAGCCTGATTGGGGTCAGGCCTTTGCCCTCCTGCAGGCAAAGTCCCTGGTGCTGCAGTCTGCCTGAGCTGGGCATTCAAACCCCTCCTTCTACCCTACCTGACACTTGGCATTCTCGATCTCAGCGGTCAGCCTCTGGATCATGCGGTTGAGCTCGTTGATTTCCTCCTTGGTGCGGCGCAGGGTCTCCCCATGCCGGATCACCGTGGCCTTCATCTCCTCACACTGGGGGGGAAGCAGAGATGCTCCTGAGGCTCAGATTGCAGTTTCCCACCCATTCGGACACCACAGATGATTGGTAGGTTGTACAGAGCTCAGCCTGTGCAACTATAAATAGCAGCCCTGCTCTACCACCCAAACTGAGAGATGTCTGTCCTCTTACCATCCCTAATGATCAAAATCCCCAGACAAAAGAGGCCTTCTTAAATATATACCTGgcttccctcccactgccatgTCTAGGAGGCAGGTGTCCTCCGCCCCTCACCTTGCTGCGGTACCAGGACTCAGCCTCAGCCCTGCTGCGGCTGGCGATGTCGTCGTACTGAGCCTTGATCTCGGCCACAACGCAGTCCATGTTCAGGTCCCGGCTGTTGTCCATCTTGACGATGACCGAGGTATCTGAGATGTGGGCGTGGAGGACCTGGAGCTCCTGGGGGCCAACAGCCAATGCATTTGGGTCTGGTGCCTGGTTTGGGCACCCTGGAGGGGGCGCTGGTCATCATGTTACATGATCCCTGCTCACctgctccccttcccccttcGCTCACACACAGGTATGTCATAAAACAAGAAAGCCGGAAGGGGCCCCTGACTGaacagatgggaagactgaaaGCCACGCTGGGTTTTCTCCAAGTCACCTAGCCAGGGAGCTGGGCTTTGAATGCTGGGGCTAGTGATTTGTCCATTAATTGAGGACCCCCCCCAACCAGAGACTCACCCTGACCCGCACCCTCAGATACACACTCTCATACCCAGGTACAGACTGACACGCCCCCAAAccagcgcacacacacactgccacACACACAGGCCCTCACAGACGTGGACAACCACACCCACGCTCCACGGTCCTCAGACACGCACTCCAGGCTCTCCCTGGGCACATACCTACGTGTGTCTGTCACAGTCGTTCCACATGGCGCTCTTGCAGGTGTGTGCATGTTCTCTCATGCTTCCATCGCACACACGGGGCAAACATGTACACACAGCGCACTCCCTCCCCTCTTGCTCAGGtcctcccgcctcccctccccctgccctggctGGTCAGCAGGGGCCCCCTCACCTCGTCATAGAGGCGCTTCAGGAAGCTGGACTCCTCCACCAGCGCCTCCACATTGGCCTCCAGGTCGGATTTCCGCAGGTAGGCGCAGTCCACGTCCTGGcggtggagggaagaggagggcatgtgtgtgtgtgtggggggggaggccTCTGCGGTCAGCGTGGTGATTGTGTCCCCACTGGAGTTTGTCCAGATGGgtgcccctcccttcctgccccatgAGCAGCCCCCTCACCTTCTTCAGAACCACGAACTCATTCTCTGCCGTGGCTCTCAGAGCTACCTCCTCTTCATAcctgggttggggggagagaggggtcGCGGCTGAGGGGTGGCAGCTTGGACACCATCCCAGCTTCTGGGCCAGATCTCCCAGGGGTCCAAAGGGATGGAGTTCCTGCGATTGTTAACTTATCCTCTCCATGGTCTAGTTTGTGCGCTATTCTTGGGCTAGCACTTGTCACAGCCTGGCTTAGGCCACCCCAGTTCTGCCTCTGGGCTGAGATAAGGGAATGCATGCTCCATTCCCCAAACCTAAATTCGTCTGTGCATCCCAGATCCAAAGAGAACGAGTGCCCTGGGCAGCAAGAACACAGAGCAAGCATCATAAAGTGAGCTGAGCTGGGTAGGACCACAGAGAGCTATAGAACTCTACTGGGTTTTCTCTCCTCATTCCCCATGAAAGCAGCTCTAAGACCCACCCGGGCTCCAAGGGAGAAAGTGGAGCCAAAGAATCTAAGACACTTAGGCCCGGCCCTAGACAACCCCTCGGGTTCCAGGCAGCCCCTGCTCCTGGACAGGCAGGAATCTTCAGCTGCTTCAAGATGGTTGAGGGTGGAGCCTTCCCATGCTCCCTGTGTGCCCCCAGTCCGGCCACACTCACTTCTTCTTGTAGCCCTCCAGCACCTCCTGCACGTGGTTGAGCTCCGAGGCCAGCCTCCCGCTGTCAGCCTCCACGCACTCGGCCTCCCGCCTCAGCGTCTCGATGTAGCCATTGAACAAGGGCTCCATGTTGCTCTCACAGCAGCGCTGGTTCTGGTAGAACTGCCACTTGGTCTCCAGCAGCTTGTTCTGCTGCTCCAGGAAGCGCACCTGCGTTCAGGGTGTAAGGATGAGACTCGGGGGTGGGGAGATCCCTGGAGGTGCCTGGTCCCCCAGAGCCCTCTCCCCCCTGGATGCTCACTGAGCAGCCAGGGCCCGCCGAGGGCCGAGCATGGGCCTGAGTATCTGTGATGTGAGGGGCCTTGCTCCCAGCCCCCCAGGAGGCAGGGTGGCTGTGGGGGAAAGTGCCCCGAGCTTGAGGCCAGAGGTCTGGTTCAAGTCCAGTTCTGCCACTCGGAGCGGGCAAGTTGTCTAACCTTTGGGTGCTTGGTCTTCTCATTTCTAAACCAGAGATGAAAATAGTGCCTCCCTTAGAGTTGTAAAGATTGAACAAGTTAATACATGGAAGATGCTGAGAACATCCCTGACACATGGTCGATGCTCAACTAATTTATGACTATAATTAGCAGTTCCTCATTTATTAATCCATGGGACACTTACTGAAACCTTACTGTGTGGTACGAGGGCCCATGCTAAGATACATACACATCTATCTATTTCTacagctgactcttgaacaatgcaggggtgaGAGGCACTgatgcttccccccacccccacccctaccccatgcagttgaaaattgGCTTATAACTTtggactccccaaaaacttaactgctaatagcctattgttgaccagaagcctcactGATAACCTAAACAGTAGAGTAACATacattttgtatgttctatgtattaaatattgtatttgtacaacaaagtaagctagagaaaatatgttaataagaaaatcataaggaagagaaaatacatttatagtactatatttataaaaaaaaaatccttgtagaTATGGATTTGCTCATCTccaacccatgttgttcaagggtcagctgtgtATCTCTACCTCTATCCATCTGTCTCTGCTCATGTATCAATCCCATTCAGTTCTCACAGCCCTCCGGGTTGGGGGCAGTATCATTCCCCTCATAGTACAGATGGGGTAACTGAGATGACTGGCTCATTGTCACACAAATAGTCCGTGAGAGTCGGAGTCTGATGTCCCCTGAGTCCCCTTCACCTGTCCACCACAGTATGTCTAAGCAGCTCATCTAAACTCAGCTTCAATTTGAtagtaaaaaaatggaaatactaatGTCTCCCTCATCGGGTCATTTTGAGGATGAACCAAGCTCACTAAAGAGAAAATGGTAACAAAACTCCTGACCCCAAATCCAGAGCCCAGTCCTGTCTATTCTGCCAGGGTGAGGCCTCGTGGACAGACAGGGAGGGCACTGGGGGCTTGGGAGGCAGCCCCACAGTGTGGGGATCTCCACACTCTGCATCCGTGGGCTTCCTTCCCCCAGCCTGGCTGCCCCTCTTCCCCATTCCCAGCCCTCCATCCACGAAGGTGGTTGTGCTAGTCCTGGTTGGTTTACTGTCACACCTCCCGTCACACTATTGTCCTGGGAGAATCATGCTGACAGCCAACAttcattgagcatttactgtgtgcagCATTTTTCAAGCATGAATTCATCCATGCTCGCAACATGCATACGAGGCGGCTTCTGTTCTCCAGACaagtgacatgcccaaggtcTCATGCTGCCCAGGGGCAGAGCAAAGACAGGGAGGCAGCGTGGCTCTGAGCCGAGCCCGCCCACTTCCCCGAGCTGCCTGGCTCGGAGCCTAGTGCCTTTTACTCTCCCCATTATCTCCCACTCTCGTAGCTCCCAGTGCCCAATCCAGTTTTCCAGGGGCACCTCTGATATTCCTGTGTTGTCTTGTCTCCTGAAGCACACACACCCTTTAGACCAACAGACTCCATTTCTGGACCACACGGGGCCCTCTGTGCACTTGGCTGGAATTCAAAGATGGAAACTGATCCTCTGTCTATGTTGGCCtgcatttctctccctctgctgtctcAAACCTGGCTCCGTGCTGTCTCCCCAACACACCGGAACCTTCCCGAGGGGAGGGCCAGCCGGGGCCTTCTCTGGACCATCCCGGCCTCACTGACCTTGTCGATGAAGGCAGCGAACCTGTTGTTCAGGCACTTGATCTGCTCCTTCTCCTCGTGCTTCACGCACTGCGCATTGGGGTCGATCTCCAGGTTGAGGGGCGTGAGGAGGCTCTCGTTGACCGACACGCTGGTGATGCAGGGCGGGCTTGGCCCGCAGACGCCGCCGGAGCGGTAGCCGAAGCTGCGGCCGCAGGAGCCGGCGCGGAAGCCGCCCACGGCCATGCGAGGCCCGCAGGAGCCCAGGTTGGAGAGGCTCCGGCTGCCGAAGCCGGTCAGCCCCCGGTAGCAGGACACCCCTCGGTAGGGGGCGGCGCTGATGCAGCAGCGGTTGCCAGTTTTGGGGGCCACAGCCGAGCAGGAGCTGAAGGTCCTGGTGACCCCACATCCTGAGCTGATCCTGTAGGAGCGGCAGGACATCGTGCGGGTCTGAGCAGAGGCTGAGTGCGGCGGGAGTAAGTGCGGGCTTCAGGTGCGCTGCTTAGGATCCTCTGGCCTCTCTGATCCTCCCTGGTCCTTTTATTGCTGGGGAGAGCTGGGGTTGGCTGCATTAAAGGAGTGAAAAGCCATTTTATGTTGTTTATTGGCTTGGGGAGTTTGCCAGCAACTCCCCCAAGACTCGTCTTAAAGGTGAGCTCAGCGGCGACTTAGGGCCTCCGTAAAAGTATTGAAGATGTTATTAGGGACACTGTGTTTGcacttttcatcttcaaagctcGTTTACATACATTAAGCAATTAATTTTCTCGCAGTCTCCCTGTAAGGATGTCCCCAACCCACACCCGGAGAGGGATTTGAACTCCACAACAGTCTGAgctggctggggttgggggagaggctgGGTTGCTGTCTCAAGTGGGAAGGTCTAGGGTCCCAGGTTGGGCGAGACCCTGAGAGCACATTATCTCTGACCTCCCGGCTCCATACAGGATATACTCTCAAGTAAGTCATTGTGTTTCAGGGGCTGATGGATCGGGCAAGTCCAaacccacccaggcaccatgGCCTGGAAGGTGGTTCAGGTCTGTGGGAACATTTTGACCATGCTTCTTGCAGGTCAGAGGGCTGGAGCACATGGGCTCTTAGAACCTTCTGGATTCCAGCCCAGAGGCTCTGTTTCAGAGCTTCCATTTCTCACCCAGCAAAATTGCAAACCACTCAACTCTCAGTGGCCACAATAATGGCTACTTGTGGGTAATGGGGAGCCTCCCCTTTAGCCACTTTCTCCcactgggctgcaagggtggaaGAACCCAATCCTGGGATAACCTGGCTGTTGTGAACTTGCTCTGGGCACTTTCCCTGGCTTTTTAAGAAGAAACAGGTTCTgtttgtctctcttccttccaaGATCACCAACCAGAGGAGGGGCGCATCCTATTCACCAGCCCCAAAACTGCCACCCCTTGAGGAACATTTAGAGACGGCGGCAGGAAAGGGGCTTTTTCTTGTCTGAGGATGCTATGATTTCTGGCTCCCGGGGGCTCTGGGAGCCTGGCTCCTCATAACGTCCCTGCTTCCCCATGTATCCTGGAGCCACTTATTAGGATAATGATTGCTGTTCTTTTAATGGTCGCTGAGCACAAAGCTGGGGGATGTGGTCTCTTCCCCCAGGGAGGCTAAGCAGGCACCTGAGGTGTTAGGAACTTCgagaagggaagaagagcagaTGAGCGGCCTCTGAGGGTGACAACCCCTTTGGGGAGCCTCCCAGAATCAAGCACTGGTGCTGTGGGGCCGCGGTCTGATGTTCTGCCCTGGTTCTGCCCTCATCTCTATGGCTGGGCCCCCTGCAGCTCTTCACCAAGAACCAGGCTGATTGGTTTCTATCTCCACACTCCACACGTGTTCTTCCAAGGCGGGCAGAGAGACTTTGGGCGGCtggcggggaggagcaggaggCCTCACCAGCTGGCCCTGAAGGATCTTCAGATCACAGCCAAGCTGGGCAGTGGAATCGAAGTCGGAGGACCTGGTTCAAGGGCCCGCTTGGAtgcttcctggctgtgtggctcTGGGGACGTTCTTACCTCTCTGAACTTTTGTATGCTTGTGTGGAATTCATCCTTACCTTccagggttgttgggaggattatgTGGATAATACACAAGCGTGTGCTTTGGGGACCAGAACACTCTGTATAAAGGAAAGGGATTCTTGCTTCCTGTCAGAAACACCTCTACCACACCTTGCACCTCTCACCCAGCAGGGAGTGGGTGtactccctgccccaccctggtCTTCCCATCCTCTGCACATTTATAACTTCGTTACCCTTTCAAGGCTGCTTTTAATGTTTCCTTTAACCTGATTTCACTAGTATAAaaatttggggtggagtctgggggtggagagaggaggcTAGGGAGTGCAGGGGTTGGTTTCCCAGCACCCACTCCTTAGAGGGGGCCCTGTTGGCCTGGTGCCTTGGACGGTGAGCTCCTGACTGCCTGTTGTGTGGACCTGGTGCTGGCGTGCGGGGGACCAAAAAGGATTTGGGCCCTTTGAacatggcagggggaggggaacgGGTGAGCATGGGAGGTAGGAGATGGGTGGGCCCTCTGCTCAGCCAGCTGGGAAAGCCCACACACTTCCTCTTCTCAGCTCCCATCAGCCTCTGCTCTCCTTCAGCTTGTTGAAAAGGATGGAGGTAGATCTGTTTCTGCCTCTtcttgggggcaggagggagtggAGGCTTTGTCCCAGAGAGAGGCTCCTGAGTCAGTTCCCCAtgcttccaacacacacacatacacacacacccctcccaaAACTTTACCTTGAATTGGTCTTGGGCTTGGGCACTGAGGGTGGGGAAGAAGATGCTGGGGGACTCAGGAGTCCTGGGGGAACAAGGGCTTGAGTGGGCAGGAGTGAGGCCCCCAGCCTGGCACGGGGGTGTGCTCATGGGCGCTGGGTGAAGTTTGCATCGCTGCAGATGGCAGCTGAGCCCAGGGCTGGTGGCAACTGCTCAGGAAGCCTGTCTGCATGGTGCTTTGGATCggaggggctgggctggagagggaggcTAAGTCATCAGGAGGTTGTTCCCAGGTTGTGCAGGGCAAGTGAGAGACTTACAGACCAGGCCAGTCTGACACAGCTGCTCTGGAGGGTCTGTGTAGACACATGGGACCTGGGCCTTTGTTGTCCAGTTCTACccaagaaagggacagagacccCATAGCCCCATGCCTGGCTCTACTCATTACCCACCACCTCTGCTCATGGGACCAACTCTTGGGTGGGAGGCTGACCTCCCTTCACCAGCCTCCTCCTCATTTACTGCCTCTCTGCCCTATAGGTTCCCTGCACCTCTCTCCCTACGCCCAAGCCTCCTCTCTGGGCACacctttgcctggaatgttccTGAATGGctggccacctcctccaggaaggctttgTGAGCTAGTCAGAGGGAGGCTGTGATTTCTCCTCCTTTGTGTCAGCTGCTCAAGCAGCTCATAAAATACCCTTTCTGGGGCTTCCCAGGTAACTCCAATTACCTCCTTCCACACCCTCTTGTCTCGGGTGCTGTCATCCATCACCCCCTTTGGTcctgtcccctcctgcccccatatCTTTTGAAGGCCATACCCAGTGTCGGGAATATGCGCTTAAGAACTCACGTCCCTCTTGCGATGATGTACAATGCTCCCAAGAGGGCACTTCGTCCAGGAAGCCTTCAAGAGCTAATAAagtgagattcttttttttttttttttaaagatttatttatttatttgagagacagcgagcaagcaggaggaggggcagagggagagggagagagagaatcccaagcagactctgtgctcaacgtggagccctatgtggggctcaatctcatgaccccaagactatgacctgagatgaaatcaagagtcagacgcttaacccactgagcccccagagtgagagagaatctttaccccagagtgagagagaatctttacCCCACCCTGGAGACCCAGGCAACTGCCACGGCTCCATCTGACTCTGCCCCAGTCCTGGTTGCCATCTCCTGGGGTTTCCCCAGAGACCTATCACCCACACACCTCCCCACAGATGGGCCATCCTCCCCCTACATGCTACCTATGGGACGCTTGCTGGGGCACAGctgctcttcccccagcccaAGGCTCActatctcccttcccttctgatCTCTCTACTCTGCTTAAAATCCCCCTGTTTCTAGGAAGGCTTTCTGGATTTGTCCAGAGATAAAGGAGCACTCACCCCCTTCCCATCCTTCCCTGTCTGCCCTTACAGCTGCCGGCTCTTGCAGTTTTGTATTTGTATCTGTCTGGGCTCTCGTGGACTGTCTCTCTATCCTTCCTGGCTGGCTGCTTCTCCAGAATCAACCCTGATGGACTCTGCATGGACAAGCCCCGTCCTGAGCAGGGCCTCAGGGGTTGCCCAATCCCAGCTCATTCAAGTTGGGCAGTGCCCATCATCTCTGCTGATCTTCTCTACACTTCTTAGTTTTTGAATCTACACCACCTCCTGGTGCTGGGACACAGCTCCTTAAGGGTCTCCTAGCCCTGTGACACTTACTTTGGCTTTCATAAAACTTGGGCATTACTCATTACCCTATGTGAGAGGAATGAGGTCTGAGCAACAGGGAGGAGCTGGGTGAGCCACTGGGCTGTCCCCCAGTGCATCTAGGGCAGGGCCCCCCTTCAGTCAGCCAAGCTGCTCCCTGGCCCGCCCACTCTCCTCTCACGGGCTTCCCCACAAGCAACTGCAAGAGGCTCTATGGTTTCTCCCTGAACCTACCCACGCACCTTCCTGCAGGCAGCTTCCCCTGGTGGCTTTGCTGTTGTCTGTGGCCGCTCTGGGTCCGAGCAGTCGATCAGTTAATACAGGGCCTCCAATTTCAGAATTGTACCTTAGTAATGGTTTGGAagctttttcttcctgtcttttttaGCACTAGGACTGTTTCCCTGAATCTCAGGAGGAAAACAGCTATCTAAACTGGCCTCCCACTGCGCTTCGGACACACCTGCCACACTCCtagctcagggcctttgcactggctgtccCTTTTGCTAGAATGCTCTTCCCTCGGCCACGAGGCTGGCTCCATTGCTGCCTGTGGATCTTTTCTCACCTTCAAATAGGCTCCctgaatcttctttttaaaatggcaatcTGGCCTCCCATTCCCAGGGCATTCTTCAACGGGTCTATcttgctctgatttttttctttttttctccatagcaaTTAACACCTTCTAACACACTCTATGATTGacttacttatttctttattgattatTGTCagtctttcctcttttccccatcGAACCaaaccaaaaggaaacaaaactccATGGGGGCAGGGAttctgtctgtcttgttcattgaTGGTTCCCAAGCACTTAGGACAGCACTGGGAATATAGGAagtgtttagtaaatatttgtttgtgACTGCATGTGTAAGTGAATAGAAATCTTGGACAGTTTCGATATTTGATGTTGGCAGAAAATGGCAACTTGTGGGAAGACCTGGCCCAGGCCCCGA from Halichoerus grypus chromosome 6, mHalGry1.hap1.1, whole genome shotgun sequence harbors:
- the LOC118538438 gene encoding keratin, type II cuticular Hb5, producing the protein MSCRSYRISSGCGVTRTFSSCSAVAPKTGNRCCISAAPYRGVSCYRGLTGFGSRSLSNLGSCGPRMAVGGFRAGSCGRSFGYRSGGVCGPSPPCITSVSVNESLLTPLNLEIDPNAQCVKHEEKEQIKCLNNRFAAFIDKVRFLEQQNKLLETKWQFYQNQRCCESNMEPLFNGYIETLRREAECVEADSGRLASELNHVQEVLEGYKKKYEEEVALRATAENEFVVLKKDVDCAYLRKSDLEANVEALVEESSFLKRLYDEELQVLHAHISDTSVIVKMDNSRDLNMDCVVAEIKAQYDDIASRSRAEAESWYRSKCEEMKATVIRHGETLRRTKEEINELNRMIQRLTAEIENAKCQRAKLEAAVAEAEQQGEAALTDARCKLAELEAALQKAKQDMACLLKEYQEVMNSKLGLDIEIATYRRLLEGEEHRLCEGVGSVNVCVSSSRGGVTCGGLTCSTTPGRQIASGPVATGGSITVMAPDSYGPCQLRSSSFSCGSSRSVRFA